The following coding sequences lie in one Cannabis sativa cultivar Pink pepper isolate KNU-18-1 chromosome 5, ASM2916894v1, whole genome shotgun sequence genomic window:
- the LOC115716364 gene encoding uncharacterized protein LOC115716364 isoform X1 produces MVSSQTPTKSNYHPMLAHRFNRRTTTTTTSNLRYLLSPPKFTVSSSLNSVFTSANVIAAGSTSLHGAVTSTITHVAVTAVAIASGACLSTKVDFLWPKLDEQPGSYILEGVDVTGYHIFSDPMVQKAIAFAKLAHHGQLRKTGDPYLTHCIHTGRILAMLVPATGKRAVETVVAGILHDVVDDTCKSLQNIEEDFGEDVARLVAGVSRLSYINQLLRRHRRINVNTGTLGQEEADNLRVMLLGMVDDPRVVLIKLADRLHNMRTIYALPPQKAQAVAKETLAVWCSLASRLGLWALKAELEDLCFAVLEPQIFQKLRADLASLWSPSSKAGNTKRLCARASLQPLDKKISECDCEGTMAVDEDITSMKDLLEAVLPFDVLLDRKKRSRFLSTLGKDLETTSPKVVRDAAVALQSLVVCEEALERELIISTSYVPGMEVTLSSRLKSLYSIYSKMKRKDIDIDQVYDACALRVVVGDKNGTLHGPAVQCCYSLLNIVHKLWTPIDGEFDDYIVNPKPSGYQSLHTAVQGPERSPLEVQIRTQRMHEYAEHGLAAHWLYKETGNQLSSTPITDESEVEAAPYFSSDSEDQNSIEGNLLQKYSLLKSGHPVLRVEGSHLLAAVIIRVEKGGKELLVAVSFGLAASEAVADRRSSSQMRRWEAYARLYKKVTDEWWCEPGHGDWCTCLEKYTLSRDGMYHKQDQFGRLLPTFLQVIDLTDDEESDYWAVVSDVFDGKQLDYYTSRPSLNAVTWSSMETSINNKVRLLRTMLRWEEQLHTEASFGQDKPRGKSYGSVVLGEVVIVCWPHGEIMRLSTGSTAADAARRVGLEGKLALVNGQLVLPNTKLKDGDVVEFRI; encoded by the exons ATGGTCTCAAGCCAAACCCCAACCAAATCCAACTACCACCCAATGTTGGCTCACCGATTCAATCGCcgaactactactactactacatcCAACCTCCGTTACCTACTCTCTCCTCCCAAATTCACCGTCTCTTCTTCTCTTAACTCGGTCTTCACCTCCGCTAACGTCATCGCCGCTGGATCGACTTCTCTTCACGGCGCCGTTACCTCTACAATCACTCATGTCGCTGTTACCGCCGTTGCGATTGCTTCCGGTGCTTGTCTTTCTACTAAGGTCGATTTTTTGTGGCCCAAACTCGATGAACAACCTG GTTCTTACATATTGGAAGGTGTTGATGTAACTGGTTATCATATCTTTAGCGATCCAATG GTGCAGAAAGCTATTGCCTTTGCTAAATTAGCTCACCATGGCCAATTGCGCAAAACTGGAGACCCATATTTGACTCATTGCATTCATACTGGAAGAATCTTGGCTATGTTGGTCCCTGCCACCGGCAAAAGG GCTGTTGAAACTGTTGTGGCTGGAATTCTTCATGATGTTGTTGATGACACATGTAAAAGTTTGCAAAACATAGAAGAGGATTTTGGTGAGGATGTAGCTAGGTTGGTTGCTGGTGTTTCAAGGCTGAGTTATATTAATCAG CTCTTGCGGAGACACCGGAGAATAAATGTGAACACTGGTACCCTTGGGCAAGAAGAG GCAGACAATTTACGGGTCATGCTATTGGGAATGGTTGATGATCCACGTGTGGTTCTTATCAAGCTCGCTGACCGTCTTCACAATATGAGAACAAT TTATGCTCTGCCACCGCAAAAGGCTCAAGCTGTTGCAAAGGAGACCCTCGCCGTTTGGTGTTCACTTGCTTCCAGATTGGGTTTGTGGGCATTGAAAGCTGAGTTGGAAGATTTGTGCTTTGCTGTACTTGAG CCTCAAATCTTTCAGAAATTGAGAGCCGATCTAGCTTCTTTGTGGAGTCCTAGTAGTAAAGCGGGAAACACAAAAAGATTATGTGCAAGAGCCAGCTTGCAACCCTTGGACAAGAAAATCTCTGAATGTGATTGTGAGGGGACTATGGCAGTTGATGAAGACATTACGAGCATGAAA GATCTTTTGGAAGCTGTATTGCCGTTTGATGTCTTGCTAGACAGAAAAAAGCGGTCTAGATTTCTTAGTACTCTAGGAAAAGATCTGGAGACAACAAGCCCGAAGGTTGTGCGAGATGCTGCAGTTGCTTTACAATCTCTGGTAGTTTGTGAGGAAGCACTTGAACGGGAGTTGATTATTTCAACTTC CTATGTCCCAGGAATGGAAGTAACTTTGTCTAGccgtttaaagagtttgtataGCATCTACAGCAAG ATGAAAAGAAAGGATATCGACATTGACCAAGTGTACGACGCCTGTGCTTTAAGGGTAGTTGTTGGAGACAAGAATGGAACTCTTCACGGGCCTGCTGTTCAATGCTGTTATAGCCTTCTCAACATTGTACACAA ACTTTGGACCCCCATCGACGGCGAATTTGATGATTACATTGTCAATCCAAAGCCTAGTGGCTATCAG TCTCTGCACACTGCAGTACAAGGCCCCGAAAGATCACCTTTGGAAGTTCAAATACGAACACAG AGAATGCACGAATATGCCGAACATGGACTAGCTGCTCATTGGCTTTATAAAGAAACTGGTAACCAGTTATCTTCCACACCAATCACAGATGAATCCGAAGTGGAGGCTGCTCCGTATTTCTCCAGTGATTCAGAGGATCAGAATTCCATAGAAGGCAATTTGTTACAGAAGTACAGTTTGCTGAAATCTGGGCATCCGGTACTTAGAGTTGAAGGAAGCCATCTTCTTGCTGCTGTCATTATTAG AGTAGAAAAGGGTGGAAAGGAGTTGCTTGTTGCCGTGAGCTTTGGACTAGCAGCTTCTGAAGCAGTAGCTGATAGAAGATCTTCATCCCAAATGAGGCGGTGGGAAGCTTATGCAAGGCTATATAAAAAG GTGACCGATGAGTGGTGGTGTGAACCAGGACACGGTGATTGGTGTACTTGCCTAGAAAAATACACTCTCTCTCGAGACGGTATGTACCACAAG CAAGATCAATTTGGACGCTTGCTGCCGACCTTTTTACAGGTCATTGATTTGACGGACGATGAAGAGTCTGACTACTGGGCTGTTGTGTCCGATGTCTTCGATGGTAAACAGCTCGATTATTATACATCGAGGCCGAGTTTAAATGCTGTGACATGGAGCTCCATGGAGACTAGCATAAATAACAAG GTACGTCTGTTAAGGACAATGTTGCGGTGGGAAGAGCAACTACACACCGAAGCAAGTTTCGGACAAGATAAGCCAAGAGGAAAGTCTTACGGCTCGGTTGTTCTTGGGGAGGTGGTGATTGTTTGTTGGCCCCACGGCGAGATAATGAGACTGAGTACTGGTAGCACCGCGGCCGATGCTGCTAGGCGAGTCGGACTCGAGGGAAAATTGGCTTTAGTTAATGGCCAATTAGTGTTGCCTAATACTAAGCTAAAAGATGGTGATGTGGTTGAATTCAGAATTTGA
- the LOC115716364 gene encoding uncharacterized protein LOC115716364 isoform X3: MLVPATGKRAVETVVAGILHDVVDDTCKSLQNIEEDFGEDVARLVAGVSRLSYINQLLRRHRRINVNTGTLGQEEADNLRVMLLGMVDDPRVVLIKLADRLHNMRTIYALPPQKAQAVAKETLAVWCSLASRLGLWALKAELEDLCFAVLEPQIFQKLRADLASLWSPSSKAGNTKRLCARASLQPLDKKISECDCEGTMAVDEDITSMKDLLEAVLPFDVLLDRKKRSRFLSTLGKDLETTSPKVVRDAAVALQSLVVCEEALERELIISTSYVPGMEVTLSSRLKSLYSIYSKMKRKDIDIDQVYDACALRVVVGDKNGTLHGPAVQCCYSLLNIVHKLWTPIDGEFDDYIVNPKPSGYQSLHTAVQGPERSPLEVQIRTQRMHEYAEHGLAAHWLYKETGNQLSSTPITDESEVEAAPYFSSDSEDQNSIEGNLLQKYSLLKSGHPVLRVEGSHLLAAVIIRVEKGGKELLVAVSFGLAASEAVADRRSSSQMRRWEAYARLYKKVTDEWWCEPGHGDWCTCLEKYTLSRDGMYHKQDQFGRLLPTFLQVIDLTDDEESDYWAVVSDVFDGKQLDYYTSRPSLNAVTWSSMETSINNKVRLLRTMLRWEEQLHTEASFGQDKPRGKSYGSVVLGEVVIVCWPHGEIMRLSTGSTAADAARRVGLEGKLALVNGQLVLPNTKLKDGDVVEFRI; the protein is encoded by the exons ATGTTGGTCCCTGCCACCGGCAAAAGG GCTGTTGAAACTGTTGTGGCTGGAATTCTTCATGATGTTGTTGATGACACATGTAAAAGTTTGCAAAACATAGAAGAGGATTTTGGTGAGGATGTAGCTAGGTTGGTTGCTGGTGTTTCAAGGCTGAGTTATATTAATCAG CTCTTGCGGAGACACCGGAGAATAAATGTGAACACTGGTACCCTTGGGCAAGAAGAG GCAGACAATTTACGGGTCATGCTATTGGGAATGGTTGATGATCCACGTGTGGTTCTTATCAAGCTCGCTGACCGTCTTCACAATATGAGAACAAT TTATGCTCTGCCACCGCAAAAGGCTCAAGCTGTTGCAAAGGAGACCCTCGCCGTTTGGTGTTCACTTGCTTCCAGATTGGGTTTGTGGGCATTGAAAGCTGAGTTGGAAGATTTGTGCTTTGCTGTACTTGAG CCTCAAATCTTTCAGAAATTGAGAGCCGATCTAGCTTCTTTGTGGAGTCCTAGTAGTAAAGCGGGAAACACAAAAAGATTATGTGCAAGAGCCAGCTTGCAACCCTTGGACAAGAAAATCTCTGAATGTGATTGTGAGGGGACTATGGCAGTTGATGAAGACATTACGAGCATGAAA GATCTTTTGGAAGCTGTATTGCCGTTTGATGTCTTGCTAGACAGAAAAAAGCGGTCTAGATTTCTTAGTACTCTAGGAAAAGATCTGGAGACAACAAGCCCGAAGGTTGTGCGAGATGCTGCAGTTGCTTTACAATCTCTGGTAGTTTGTGAGGAAGCACTTGAACGGGAGTTGATTATTTCAACTTC CTATGTCCCAGGAATGGAAGTAACTTTGTCTAGccgtttaaagagtttgtataGCATCTACAGCAAG ATGAAAAGAAAGGATATCGACATTGACCAAGTGTACGACGCCTGTGCTTTAAGGGTAGTTGTTGGAGACAAGAATGGAACTCTTCACGGGCCTGCTGTTCAATGCTGTTATAGCCTTCTCAACATTGTACACAA ACTTTGGACCCCCATCGACGGCGAATTTGATGATTACATTGTCAATCCAAAGCCTAGTGGCTATCAG TCTCTGCACACTGCAGTACAAGGCCCCGAAAGATCACCTTTGGAAGTTCAAATACGAACACAG AGAATGCACGAATATGCCGAACATGGACTAGCTGCTCATTGGCTTTATAAAGAAACTGGTAACCAGTTATCTTCCACACCAATCACAGATGAATCCGAAGTGGAGGCTGCTCCGTATTTCTCCAGTGATTCAGAGGATCAGAATTCCATAGAAGGCAATTTGTTACAGAAGTACAGTTTGCTGAAATCTGGGCATCCGGTACTTAGAGTTGAAGGAAGCCATCTTCTTGCTGCTGTCATTATTAG AGTAGAAAAGGGTGGAAAGGAGTTGCTTGTTGCCGTGAGCTTTGGACTAGCAGCTTCTGAAGCAGTAGCTGATAGAAGATCTTCATCCCAAATGAGGCGGTGGGAAGCTTATGCAAGGCTATATAAAAAG GTGACCGATGAGTGGTGGTGTGAACCAGGACACGGTGATTGGTGTACTTGCCTAGAAAAATACACTCTCTCTCGAGACGGTATGTACCACAAG CAAGATCAATTTGGACGCTTGCTGCCGACCTTTTTACAGGTCATTGATTTGACGGACGATGAAGAGTCTGACTACTGGGCTGTTGTGTCCGATGTCTTCGATGGTAAACAGCTCGATTATTATACATCGAGGCCGAGTTTAAATGCTGTGACATGGAGCTCCATGGAGACTAGCATAAATAACAAG GTACGTCTGTTAAGGACAATGTTGCGGTGGGAAGAGCAACTACACACCGAAGCAAGTTTCGGACAAGATAAGCCAAGAGGAAAGTCTTACGGCTCGGTTGTTCTTGGGGAGGTGGTGATTGTTTGTTGGCCCCACGGCGAGATAATGAGACTGAGTACTGGTAGCACCGCGGCCGATGCTGCTAGGCGAGTCGGACTCGAGGGAAAATTGGCTTTAGTTAATGGCCAATTAGTGTTGCCTAATACTAAGCTAAAAGATGGTGATGTGGTTGAATTCAGAATTTGA
- the LOC115716327 gene encoding uncharacterized protein LOC115716327 produces MGQAFRKLFDAFFGNTEMRVVMLGLDAAGKTTILYKLHIGEVLSTVPTIGFNVEKVQYKNVIFTVWDVGGQEKLRPLWRHYFNNTDGLIYVVDSLDRERITKAKAEFQAIISDPFMLNSVILVFANKQDMKGAMSPMEVCEGLGLFDLKNRKWHIQGTCALRGDGLYEGLDWLAGTLKEMRAAGYSSVGTSSF; encoded by the exons ATGGGTCAAGCTTTTCGCAAGCTTTTCGATGCTTTCTTTGGTAATACCGAGATGCGA GTTGTAATGTTAGGCCTGGATGCAGCTGGTAAGACTACCATTTTGTATAAGCTGCACATTGGAGAAGTTTTGTCAACTGTTCCCACAATTG GTTTCAATGTGGAGAAAGTACAGTATAAGAACGTAATATTCACTGTTTGGGATGTTGGCGGTCAAGAGAAGCTAAGGCCGCTATGGAGGCATTACTTCAATAACACAGACGGCTTG ATATATGTTGTTGATTCCTTGGATCGAGAGAGAATCACAAAAGCAAAGGCAGAATTTCAG GCCATCATCAGCGATCCATTTATGCTCAACAGTGTCATCTTGGTGTTTGCCAACAAACAAGACATG AAAGGAGCAATGTCACCAATGGAAGTATGCGAAGGACTTGGCCTCTTCGATCTCAAAAACAGAAAATGGCACATTCAAGGGACATGTGCACTCCGTGGAGATGGACTTTATGAGGGCTTGGATTGGTTGGCCGGGACACTCAAAGAGATGAGAGCTGCCGGATACTCTTCAGTCGGCACTTCATCATTCTAA
- the LOC115716326 gene encoding anthocyanidin 3-O-glucosyltransferase 7 — MVAAIESHVGVVAFPFGTHAAPLLAIIRRLAAASAPNTIFSFFNTSQSNHTIFTTTNTTTNGSGGDCGSELNIKPYEVWHGVPEGHIFTRGHQEPIELFMKAAPQSLRRSIDKAVAEIGKEVTCLVTDAFFWFGGDLAHEMGVSWVPFWTAGPCALSAHLYTDLIRHQVGNGNKSLSFIQGMSKIQIQDLPEGVVFGDLESHFSTMLHQMGLMLPRATAIFINSFEELDKTFTNDLKSKFKKFLNVGPFNLVSPTPQPAQDESGCLSWLDKQEVASVVYISFGSVAVPPKEELVAIAEALESSGVPFIWSLKDNAKANLPKGFLEKAKTQGKVVAWAPQKNILSHKSVGVFVSHCGWNSLLESIVGGVPMICRPFFGDQRLNGRMVEDVWEFGIKIEGGVFTKQGMKVCLDVVLCQEKGKKMRENIQVLKEVAIEAVGIGGSSTKNFKELLHLINSHSVA; from the exons ATGGTTGCAGCAATAGAGTCTCATGTGGGTGTAGTAGCATTCCCCTTCGGCACACACGCTGCACCGCTCCTCGCCATTATCCGTCGCTTGGCTGCAGCCTCGGCCCCTAACactattttctcttttttcaaCACTTCTCAATCTAATCACACTATTTTCACTACCACAAACACCACTACTAATGGTAGTGGCGGTGATTGTGGTAGCGAATTGAATATCAAGCCATATGAGGTATGGCATGGTGTCCCTGAGGGACACATCTTCACTAGAGGGCATCAGGAGCCCATTGAGCTCTTCATGAAAGCTGCGCCTCAGAGCTTGAGGCGCAGCATTGATAAGGCCGTGGCCGAGATTGGGAAGGAGGTGACTTGTTTGGTCACTGATGCTTTCTTTTGGTTTGGTGGTGATTTGGCTCATGAGATGGGTGTGTCTTGGGTGCCATTTTGGACTGCTGGGCCTTGTGCACTCTCTGCTCATCTTTACACTGATCTTATTAGGCATCAAG TTGGTAATGGAAACAAAAGCCTTAGTTTCATACAAGGAATGTCAAAGATACAAATCCAAGATTTGCCTGAAGGAGTAGTGTTTGGAGATTTGGAATCCCACTTCTCAACTATGCTACATCAAATGGGGTTGATGTTACCAAGAGCAACCGCAATTTTCATAAACTCCTTTGAAGAGTTAGACAAGACCTTTACTAATGACTTGAAGTCCAAATTCAAAAAGTTCCTCAATGTTGGGCCATTCAACTTAGTGTCCCCGACGCCCCAACCTGCTCAAGATGAGAGTGGTTGTCTATCGTGGCTTGACAAGCAAGAAGTTGCGTCGGTTGTGTACATTAGTTTTGGGTCAGTGGCGGTGCCACCGAAAGAAGAACTTGTGGCTATAGCTGAAGCCTTGGAAAGTAGTGGTGTTCCATTCATATGGTCACTTAAGGACAATGCAAAAGCAAATTTACCAAAAGGGTTTTTGGAGAAAGCGAAAACACAAGGAAAAGTTGTTGCTTGGGCACCACAAAAGAACATATTGTCCCATAAATCAGTTGGGGTGTTCGTGTCTCATTGTGGTTGGAACTCGTTGTTGGAGAGTATCGTTGGTGGAGTGCCTATGATTTGTAGGCCTTTTTTCGGTGACCAAAGGTTGAATGGGAGGATGGTAGAGGATGTGTGGGAATTTGGGATCAAAATTGAGGGTGGAGTGTTCACAAAACAAGGAATGAAAGTTTGTTTGGATGTGGTCTTATGTCAAGAAAAAGGTAAGAAAATGAGAGAGAATATACAAGTACTAAAAGAGGTTGCAATAGAAGCTGTTGGCATAGGAGGAAGTAGTACAAAGAACTTCAAAGAGCTACTCCACTTGATAAATAGCCATAGTGTTGCTTAG
- the LOC115717214 gene encoding protein EXPORTIN 1A, with amino-acid sequence MAAEKLRDLSQPIDVAVLDATVQAFYGTGSKEERTAADQILRELQNNPDMWLQVVHILQNAKNLNTKFFALQVLEGVIKYRWNALPVEQRDGMKNYISDVIVQLSSNETSFRLERLYVNKLNIILVQILKHDWPARWQSFIPDLVSAAKTSETICENCMAILKLLSEEVFDFSRGEMTQSKIKELKQSLNSEFQLIHELCLYVLSASQRTELIRATLSTLHAFLSWIPLGYIFESPLLETLLNFFPMTSYRNLTLQCLTEVAALNFGDFYNAQYVKMYTIFMKLLQNIIPLNTNIPEAYAIGSSEEQAFIQNLALFFTSFFKSHIRVLETPGENIAALLMGVEYLTKISYVDDTEVFKVCLDFWNSFVLELFEAHHNLDNPAVTANMMGLQMPLLPGMVDGLGSQLMQRRQLYAEPMSKLRLLMISRMAKPEEVLIVEDENGNIVRETMKDNDVLVQYKIMRETLIYLSHLDHEDTEKLMLKKLSKQLTGEDWNWNNLNTLCWAIGSISGSMMEEQENRFLVMVIRDLLNLCEITKGKDNKAVIASNIMYVVGQYPRFLRAHWKFLKTVVNKLFEFMHETHPGVQDMACDTFLKIVQKCKRKFVIVQVGENEPFISELLTVLPTTVADLEPHQIHSFYESVGHMIHAESDPQKRDEYLQRLMELPNQKWAEIIGQARLSVDFLKDQDVIRTVLNILQTNTSVASSLGTYFLSQITLIFLDMLNVYRMYSELISNSIAEGGPYASKTSYVKLLRSVKRETLKLIETFLDKAEDQPQIGKQFVPPMMDPVLGDYARNLPDARESEVLSLFATIINKYKSAMTEDVPRIFEAVFQCTLEMITKNFEDYPEHRLKFFSLLRAIATHCFAALIHLSSQQLKLVMDSIIWAFRHTERNIAETGLNLLLEMLKNFQVSEFCNQFFRTYFLTIEQEIFAVLTDTFHKPGFKLHVLVLQQLFCLVETGLLSEPLWDVATASFTYPNNGFFIREYTIKLLSTSFPNMTTAEVTQFVNELFESRNDISKFKDHIRDFLVQSKEFSAQDNKDLYAEEAAAQRERERQRMLSIPGLIAPNEIQDEMLDS; translated from the exons ATGGCGGCCGAGAAGCTTAGGGATTTGAGTCAACCCATTGACGTTGCTGTACTTGATGCTACCGTTCAAGCCTTTTATGGTACCGGATCTAAAGAAGAG AGGACTGCTGCAGATCAGATATTGCGAGAGTTGCAAAATAATCCTGATATGTGGCTCCAAGTCGTGCACATTCTACAAAATGCAAAGAACCTGAATACCAAGTTCTTTGCCTTGCAG GTGTTAGAAGGTGTTATCAAGTATAGATGGAATGCATTGCCGGTTGAGCAACGTGATggaatgaaaaattatatatcgGATGTTATTGTACAG CTTTCAAGCAATGAGACTTCTTTTCGATTAGAGAGGCTGTATGTCAACAAGTTGAATATCATATTGGTTCAG ATTTTGAAGCATGATTGGCCAGCAAGATGGCAAAGTTTTATTCCTGATCTTGTTTCAGCTGCTAAAACTAGCGAAACAATTTGTGAGAATTGCATGGCTATATTGAag CTTCTAAGTGAAGAGGTGTTTGATTTCTCAAGGGGAGAGATGACTCAAAGTAAGATAAAGGAGCTTAAACAATCATTGAACAG TGAATTTCAGCTCATTCATGAGCTATGCTTATATGTACTGTCAGCTTCTCAAAGAACTGAGCTTATACGTGCAACACTGTCCACATTGCATGCATTTCTCTCATGGATTCCCCTGGGATATATATTTGAGTCTCCATTG CTAGAAACACTGCTGAATTTTTTCCCCATGACATCGTATCGGAATCTCACTCTTCAGTGTTTGACAGAG GTTGCAGCACTTAATTTTGGAGATTTCTACAATGCCCAGTACGTTAAGATGTACACTATATTCATGAAACTGTTACAG AACATTATTCCTCTTAATACAAACATTCCTGAGGCTTATGCAATTGGTTCCAGTGAAGAAcag GCTTTTATTCAGAATTTGGCTTTGTTTTTCACTTCATTTTTTAAG TCTCACATCCGTGTGCTGGAAACTCCTGGAGAGAACATAGCTGCTTTGCTCATGGGTGTTGAATACCTTACCAAAATTTCATATGTGGATGACACAGAAGTTTTCAAG GTTTGCTTAGACTTTTGGAATTCATTTGTGTTGGAACTATTTGAGGCACACCACAATTTGGATAATCCTGCCGTGACAGCAAACATGATGGGGTTGCAG ATGCCTTTGCTACCTGGCATGGTTGATGGCCTTGGATCACAACTGATGCAGCGACGGCAATTATATGCTGAGCCAATGTCAAAGTTAAGATTGCTTATGATTTCTCGTATGGCTAAGCCAGAAGAAGTTCTCATAGTAGAAGACGAAAATGGCAATATTGTTCGTGAAACCATGAAGGACAATGATGTTCTTGTGCAGTACAAG ATCATGAGGGAGACTTTGATATATTTGTCACATCTTGATCATGAGGACACTGAGAAGCTG ATGCTAAAGAAGCTAAGCAAACAATTAACTGGAGAGGATTGGAATTGGAACAACTTAAACACATTGTGTTGGGCAATAGGGTCTATCTCTGGTTCGATGATGGAGGAACAG GAGAACAGGTTTTTGGTTATGGTCATTCGTGATTTGCTGAATTTATGTGAAATCACAAAAGGGAAGGATAACAAAGCTGTTATTGCAAGTAACATTAT GTATGTTGTTGGACAGTACCCAAGGTTTCTAAGAGCTCACTGGAAGTTCCTAAAAACTGTTGTCAACAAATTATTTGAGTTCATGCATGAGACACATCCTGGTGTTCAG GATATGGCCTGCGACACATTCTTAAAGATTGTTCAGAAATGCAAGCGTAAATTTGTTATTGTTCAG GTTGGAGAAAATGAACCATTTATAAGTGAACTTTTGACTGTCCTTCCAACCACTGTTGCAGATCTTGAGCCTCATCAGATTCATTCATTCTATGAATCG GTTGGTCATATGATTCATGCTGAATCTGATCCTCAGAAAAGGGACGAGTATCTACAGAGATTGATGGAGCTCCCTAATCag AAATGGGCTGAAATTATAGGGCAGGCACGCTTAAGCGTTGATTTCCTGAAGGATCAAGATGTGATAAGGACGGTGTTGAATATATTGCAG ACAAATACAAGTGTGGCTAGCTCTCTTGGAACATATTTCTTATCTCAAATTACCTTGATCTTTTTGGACATGCTTAATGTCTACAG GATGTACAGTGAGCTCATATCTAACAGCATTGCAGAAGGGGGCCCCTATGCTTCTAAAACTTCCTATGTGAAACTTTTAAG GTCTGTGAAGAGGGAGACTCTTAAGTTAATTGAAACTTTCTTGGACAAAGCAGAAGATCAACCTCAAATAGGAAAACAATTTGTGCCTCCGATGATGGATCCTGTTCTTGGTGATTATGCCAGAAATCTGCCTGATGCTAGGGAATCTGAAGTGTTGTCCCTGTTTGCTACAATAATAAACAA ATACAAAAGCGCAATGACAGAAGATGTGCCTCGCATTTTTGAAGCTGTTTTCCAGTGCACTTTGGAG ATGATTACTAAAAATTTCGAAGATTATCCTGAGCATCGTCTTAAGTTCTTCTCATTACTTCGTGCAATTGCAACCCATTGTTTTGCAGCATTGATTCATTTGTCTAGCCAG CAACTAAAGCTTGTCATGGATTCAATTATATGGGCATTTAGACACACAGAAAGGAATATTGCAGAAACTGGGCTAAACCTTTTACTAGAGATGCTAAAGAACTTTCAG GTTTCGGAGTTCTGCAATCAATTCTTCCGGACATACTTCTTGACCATCGAGCAAGAAATATTTGCAGTCTTGACAGACACATTTCACAAGCCTGGTTTCAAGTTGCATGTTTTGGTGCTTCAGCAGTTGTTTTGCCTG GTGGAAACTGGCTTGTTAAGCGAGCCTTTGTGGGATGTTGCTACCGCATCCTTTACATATCCTAATAATGGATTCTTCATTCGTGAATACACCATCAAACTCTTGAGTACTTCATTCCCCAACATGACTACAGCTGAG GTCACACAATTTGTGAATGAATTGTTTGAATCAAGAAATGATATCTCCAAATTTAAGGACCATATTCGAGACTTTCTCGTACAATCTAAAGAGTTTTCTGCCCAG GACAACAAAGATCTTTACGCCGAGGAGGCAGCCGCtcagagagaaagagagcgGCAAAGAATGCTCTCTATTCCAGGCCTTATCGCCCCCAACGAGATCCAAGACGAGATGTTGGACTCATAG